One genomic segment of Garra rufa chromosome 13, GarRuf1.0, whole genome shotgun sequence includes these proteins:
- the LOC141283779 gene encoding protein leg1a-like: protein MDFIRTVVAVVLLAVLGQAAVVTENGLPIQWDKAPSELSQLPTVDGVIQIKPWDYLHRMALYKLLINSTDPYMRSMGPGEKESPLWSLPMQLGWKLRSGRLTDPTPGSSSTCGLESSEPVCISPQSWYACMNYYLSVLPFLAAVQTGVVGKGELQLNIQVPEDVAQDYCSSYTDCSTKHPDAMTKWESFFQSLQQISQSDEADVIKKDKILGLLWAAEEESLQTGSLACSERQKLYSAPEVKFAQGWLSSAAYVAAAHFHANIEKSEKFMAPLPSRVLQESDKPPHIADLSAEENHALYIFGWMHSMNQLLSGSLVNLWRSAMCSLQAREKGQGLLHDLVLDPKFPGFSLMGILTEMTTSC, encoded by the exons ATGGATTTCATCAGAACGGTGGTTGCTGTGGTCTTGTTAGCTGTGCTCGGTCAGGCAGCGGTGGTGACTGAGAATGGACTTCCTATTCAGTGGGACAAAGCCCCAAGCGAACTTTCCCAGCTGCCCACAGTTGACGGGGTGATCCAGATAAAACCATGGGACTACTTACACAGGATGGCCTTGTACAAGCTGCTGATCAATTCCACCGATCCCTACATGAGATCCATGGGCCCTGGAGAAAAAGAGAGTCCTCTGTGGAGTCTTCCCATGCAGCTGGGCTGGAAGCTCCGATCAG GCCGGCTGACTGACCCAACTCCTGGCAGTAGCAGCACCTGTGGATTGGAAAGTTCAGAACCAGTTTGCATCTCTCCTCAGAGCTGGTATGCAT GTATGAACTACTACCTGTCCGTGCTTCCATTCCTGGCAGCGGTTCAGACAGGCGTAGTTGGGAAGGGTGAGCTTCAGCTGAACATCCAGGTTCCAGAAGATGTGGCTCAAGATTACTGCTCCAGCTACACAGACTGTTCCACCAAACATCCTGATGCCATGACTAAGTGGGAATCGTTTTTCCAG TCTTTGCAGCAAATTAGTCAATCTGACGAAGCAGATGTCATCAAGAAGGACAAGATTCTGGGACTCCTGTGGGCAGCAGAAGAGGAGTCTCTACAAACTGGCTCTTTGGCCTGCAGTGAAAG GCAGAAGTTGTACTCGGCTCCTGAGGTGAAGTTTGCACAGGGTTGGCTCAGTTCGGCAGCTTATGTAGCAGCTGCTCATTTCCACGCTAACATCGAGAAGTCTGAGAAGTTCATGGCTCCTCTGCCGAGCCGAGTGCTGCAGGAGTCTGATAAACCACCCCACATTGCCGATCTCAGCGCTGAGGAGAACCACGCACTCTACATTTTCGGCTGGATGCACAGCATGAATCAACTGCTTA GTGGTTCCCTTGTGAATCTCTGGCGGAGTGCTATGTGTTCACTTCAGGCTCGGGAGAAAGGTCAAGGCCTTCTTCATGACCTTGTTCTTGACCCCAAGTTCCCTGGTTTCAGTCTGATGGGAATCCTGACTGAGATGACCACCAGCTGCTGA